From a single Nitrospirota bacterium genomic region:
- a CDS encoding glycosyltransferase, whose protein sequence is MLSIITPVFNGKRFIEFCIKNVIEQNCPDAEHIIVDGGSTDGTVEIIKRYAEKYPHIRWVSEKDRGQSDAMNKGIAMARGEILGFLNADDYYEPKVFDRIIEIFKTLPEPSLLVGNCNVWGDDGTIKWINKPANLKFTDLLIGNESKNPFPVNPSAYYYHKSLHNKIGLYDITDHFTMDLDFLLRAIRGAASVLYVDEAFGNFRYIVGTKTHNDFKNGESYLRFNALLRKYRKKLPLSQNIKIGFLHAIYKSQLAIKDSYYIVVSAIQRVFNRKAYLNH, encoded by the coding sequence ATGCTCAGCATAATCACTCCCGTCTTCAACGGCAAACGGTTTATTGAATTCTGCATAAAAAATGTAATTGAACAGAACTGTCCTGATGCGGAGCATATCATTGTGGACGGTGGTTCTACTGACGGGACTGTCGAGATTATAAAAAGATATGCAGAGAAATATCCGCATATTCGCTGGGTATCGGAAAAAGATAGAGGACAGTCCGATGCCATGAATAAAGGTATTGCAATGGCAAGGGGGGAGATACTGGGTTTTCTTAATGCGGATGATTATTATGAACCAAAGGTTTTTGACAGGATAATTGAGATATTTAAAACATTGCCTGAACCAAGCCTGCTGGTGGGAAATTGTAATGTCTGGGGTGATGATGGAACTATAAAGTGGATAAATAAACCTGCTAATCTTAAATTCACGGATTTGTTGATTGGCAATGAGTCTAAGAATCCGTTTCCGGTTAATCCTTCGGCATATTATTATCATAAGTCGCTGCATAATAAGATTGGTTTATATGATATAACTGATCATTTTACCATGGACTTGGATTTCCTCTTAAGGGCCATCCGGGGTGCGGCCTCTGTGCTGTATGTAGACGAAGCCTTTGGGAATTTTCGATACATTGTAGGCACAAAAACCCATAATGATTTTAAAAATGGAGAAAGTTATTTACGTTTTAATGCTCTTTTAAGAAAGTATCGAAAAAAACTGCCGCTATCTCAGAATATAAAGATAGGGTTTTTGCATGCAATATATAAAAGTCAGCTTGCAATAAAAGATAGTTATTATATTGTTGTCTCTGCCATACAAAGAGTTTTTAATCGCAAAGCATATTTAAATCACTAA
- a CDS encoding nucleotidyltransferase domain-containing protein, translating into MEDDALDYFVRRIREQLGIRLKRVILFGSRARGDEAFASDYDCLVVVDEASAEVKDIIDAVAGDTLYEYNAVFSAFPVSQEKLNHEKYNPLLINISKEGITL; encoded by the coding sequence ATGGAAGATGATGCGCTTGATTATTTTGTTAGAAGGATAAGAGAACAGTTAGGTATCCGTTTAAAAAGGGTTATACTATTTGGTTCCAGGGCCAGGGGCGATGAGGCATTCGCCTCTGACTACGACTGTTTGGTTGTTGTGGATGAAGCATCTGCAGAGGTTAAGGATATTATTGATGCGGTGGCAGGTGATACCCTTTATGAGTATAATGCCGTTTTTTCAGCATTTCCTGTTTCACAAGAAAAACTGAATCATGAGAAATACAATCCCCTCTTGATAAACATTAGTAAAGAAGGGATTACCTTGTGA
- a CDS encoding type II toxin-antitoxin system MqsA family antitoxin, protein MKKRDIGHEVLQGVKAIKEGKGKRFKVELPSDVKKIWEDLNLSQSAFAALMGVSIKTLQEWEQGRRKPSGPASALLRIANKHPEALLS, encoded by the coding sequence ATGAAAAAAAGAGATATCGGCCATGAGGTCCTCCAGGGCGTAAAGGCAATCAAGGAAGGCAAAGGAAAAAGATTTAAGGTTGAATTACCTTCTGATGTCAAGAAGATCTGGGAAGACTTAAACCTTAGTCAGTCAGCTTTTGCAGCACTTATGGGTGTAAGTATAAAAACTCTTCAGGAGTGGGAACAGGGACGGCGTAAACCTTCAGGACCAGCATCTGCGCTTTTACGTATAGCCAACAAACATCCAGAGGCTTTGTTAAGTTAA